AATTGAGCGTCGTCATCCACGCGAATTTTGAGATTCTGACAATTCCCTTCAATTTCAATTGTGACAGTCCGATCGTCGCTCTGGCTTGGACGCAAAAGGCTGTCTCTAATAATACGTCGATTCCTATCTACTTGCTGCCTATGGCTAGAGACACAACGCACTCTCACTAAGGAGTTGTCATTAGGGTTATCTAAAAGATAAGGCAAGATTTGGGAGTCCCGATTTCTAGGAGTTTCGGCGCTGGCTAAAGATGTTACCGATAGCAACAGGATTGTACTCAGGGTAATAATTCTTGCTCCAGTTGGGCTATTCATAATATCTCCTGAGAAGTAAAGAAAGTAATTGCCAGGGCGCTAACCCCGGCGTGGAATTAATCTAAAATTAAGGATTTTGGTATAAGTTATTTGTTGTCTAACAGTTGATTTACCTGCTGTCCTCGGCGACCAGTTTTAATTTCATAACGGCGAGTCAGGTTATCTTGATAGTTCATATCTCTAGCGGCAGCAGAGTTGACGAAAGCATCGCAATTCTTACCTTGAACCACTGTCGAGGAACTGCTGGTATTTTCTTCATTGCGGTTATTGCGGGTATCTTTGGAGTCACTATTATTTTGACTACCTTGGCTAGCACCGCTACCACTTACGCCAATACCTAAGAAGCTGACACCGCCTCCACCGCCATCATTGTGGCTGCGAGAAGAACTGGAACGAGTACTAGTAGAGGTTGCAAGCGCTAATTTGCTAGAACTGTTACGAGTATTGCTACCTAAACCAACATCACTACACAAAGCACGTGGGTCATTCGCCAAAGTTTTCGGGTCAACCCAAGATTGATGGTCGCCCAATCCTTGAATTTCACTATTACCAACTGGATTACTAGGTGCGCTAGGTGTAGGAGTTTTAGGAGTACCATTACCTACAGCTGCGCCAGGGGTGAGAATACCAGGTTTGAAAATACCAGCAGGCTGTACATCAAAAGGCCCTGCCAATGCTGGTAGTGTAGAGGTCAAAAGAGCAGTAGCTGTTAGCAAAGAGCCAGTTAAGTTACGGAATTTCATGGTCATTCTCCTCAAGTTGAAGTGTTTGTCTTGGGCTTTCACCCTTACACTTACTCAATAGGTTGACTGCGATTAGTTTATGCACCCTGTGGGGAAATTTTTTTTAAATCCTGACTGGGGAATGAGGATGAGGGAGTGTGGGGAGACAAAGGAGTAAGACAAATGACCAATGACAAATACCCACTAAATTGACTGTGAAAACTGGGATAAATAAGTGAATCATCTTGATTGTTTTCACTGAAATATGCAGTACCCTTTAGAACTTACCTTCAAATTTTGGGCTTTAGCGCCACAAATATCGATTGTTGATGGTCAAGGTAATTTGGTTTTCTACGTTAAGCAGAAACTGTTCAAGCTAAAGGAAGCAATTACCATCTTTGCTGACGTAGAACGTACCCGTCCCTTGTATTACATCAAAGCTGACCGAATTATTGACTTTTCGGCACGTTACAACTTCACCGATAGCAATGGTAGAGAGATTGGTGCAGTCAAACGGCGAGGATTGCGATCGCTTTGGCGGGCACGCTATGACATATTTGATGGCGAGACTAGCAATCTCAACATCCAAGAGAAAAATCCTTGGATAAAGGTTGCAGATGCTTTATTTGCAGAGATTCCCGTTCTAGGAATGTTCACTGGTTATGTATTCAATCCAGTCTACTTAGTTAGCCGAACTGATGGTACTGTGGTCATGCGTTTAGAGAAAATCCCCGCTTTTCTCTCGCGAAGATTTACGATCAAAGCTGTCGATCGAATGAGCGATCGCGAAGAAGAACAGGTTTTGCTAAGTTTAATGATGATGCTGCTCTTAGAACGCAATCGTGGCTAGCTAAGAGTCGCTCATTCTAGCAATTCTCGCAGAGGAAAACTATCAATTATTCTCCTCTGCTCTCTTGTCTCCCCACACTCCCTACACTCCCTACACTCCTTTGTCCCATTAATAGCCATCCACAGACCAATGGGGAGGGTCATTACTCAACTTATACACTCCGTAGGTGCTACCTACATTCCATAAAGTTCTATTGAGAGCCGCATTTGGTGGGTCGCCTACAGCCACCATTCGCCCATTACCATCTCTAATATTAATCTTGCCATTCCAAGTAACATTCCAATCAATAGCCAGTCTTTGAATATGGCGAGAATTTAAGGAAACAGGATTGCCACCAATTCCATAAGCATCTAACATCTCATTCGCAGCTTGTACTGAACCAGCATTGGTGTAATGCTCCCACTCGATATTGACTCCAGCCATACTTGGCACGTATTTAGCAGCAATTTCTTGTCTATAAATTCTGGCTGCATAATGCATTAAGTAAGCACGTTCTTTAGGACGATGAGTAGCCGTAACAATTACTTGACATCCTGCATCAATCAGTGATTTTTGAAATGCTTCTACTCTTTGACGAAATGGTGAAGCTAAATCAGAAATTAATTTGCTGGTAGGAAAGCTATCAACCCAATGAGCGCCGCTGAGGCAAAATCTCTGAATTTTTGCATAACTATTTAAAATATCCAATGCTTGAGTTAAATCTTGCCCTAGTTTTTGCTTAGTAGTATTACTTAGTGCCTCTTCTAGTTCGCTACGCAAGCGGACATCTCTTTTTTTGTATGCTTCGGCTAACCCTTTACTACTTGTATCACCAAAGTCTCCATCTACTTTTAAAGCAGGATTTAATTGCCCAGTTTTATTTAAAGATGTTTGTAAATCTTTAACCTCTGCTTCTCCAAAACCAAGATAACTGAGCAATGTATTAGCTGGAATATTCAGTTTTAAAATCAAACCCCGATCGAGCGCTTTGGCATAGGTCATATTGCCAACAACACCATCAGCAGTTAAGCCATTTCTTTGTTGATAGCTGCGAGTTGCTTGGTCTGTTTGTTTCCCAAAGTCACCATCAGCAACCCCAATCGGAAATTCAGAATCTTTTAAAAAGCTTTGCCAAGCACGAACAACATCTCCTTCTGAACCAAGTTTAATGACTGGTAATTTTAGAATGCTGACATTAAAAGCCATAATTTTCTCCAAACTCAAAATTATAGACTTCTTGCAAAAGGCTACATAATATATCTCGTAATTTTAATGATACTTTGCCCCTTGACTATGTTTATTATGCGCTTTTACAAGCTGTCTATTTATTCGTAAACTATGAGAATTAAAACTAGCATTTGCTATTTAATTCTCATAGTTTTGCCTAATTTGTAATTTTAAATGACTTAATTATTTAATAAGTTAAGTAGGCAGCAATAAATCTAACTACGTTAAGACCATGAGGATAAAAAAGCCCTACTTAGTGAATGCCAAAAATCGGCGTTCCTAACTTTGTAATCAAGGATAAATCATAGCCTTAACTAGTTAATTTATTTGTGCCACGCTACTTAACTAACCAATTAATTTCTGCCAAGAAGCAGGGCCGACAATTCCATCAGCGAGTAATCCATTTTGCTTTTGAAAGTTTTTCACACTCACCTCTGTCTGCGGGCCATATACACCATCGACTTCAACACCTAAACGATATTGCAAATAGCGAATAACCGGGCCCCCAGCATGATTTAGGCGAATGATTCTTTTGGCTAAAATCAGATTAATTGCATCCCATGTAGCTTTGTCAGCATTTCCAGTTTCAGAAATTCCCACAATTTTTTGAAATTTGGCTACCGCAGAACTTGTAGCGCTTCCGGCTATGCCATCTTCCACTAAACTTTTACCATTTTTATCAGTTATCTTCAGTTGATTCAAAGTTTTTTGTAGTCTCTGAATTGTAGTATCTACATTCTGTTCTTCATCTGGTACTGGGTTGACAGGAGTAGTGGGTAATTTACCTGTTAAGCCTTTGACAATTGCATTCGCCAGTGCTTCCGGATTAAAAAGATTCATATCTTTTTGTGAATCGAGGAAGCAACCTTCTACAAGAATCGCGGGCATATTTGTATTTCTCAGAACATATAAATGGGAACCACTTTTAACACCCCGATTAAAAAATCCTAATTTGATAATTTCATCTAATACTGGTTTAGCAATTTTTCGACTACTTTCGCTACCAGCAAATACTTCTGTGCCGTTTGCTTGTCCGTTAAAAGAATTAAAGTGAATGGATACATACACATCCACTTTATTAGAATTTGCTTTGTCGCATCTTTGAGCAAGTGATTGAGTTACTGTGCTAGCTCTATCTGGTTTACAAGGTATGACTTGATGCCCTAAAGCTTGGAGCTTCGATATTACTCTATTTCCCACATCTAAGGTTAAATTATCCTCAAATTTGAGGCCTCTCGCTCCGGTGTCTGGAGGGCAATTATGCCCAATATCAACGCCAAATTTCATGAATCTATCCTCCACTTAATTTTTCTACTAGTTTAAATGTCCGATATGCTTTGATAACCCTCTTTTATACATTTGCCTAGAGAAAAATAAATTTTCCATCTCAAAAATCGCAGTGACTAGAAAAAATTTATACCACAAATGTTGTTAACTTAACTCTAACGAAAGTCATAAAATAGATAATAATTTCTAAACTTGAACAGAAAGATTTTTAACTACAAGTTGCAGAAAATAAATTCCTGGAATTTAACAAAACTTTTTTTCACTTAACATACCCTCAAGGCTCCCATCTTGCACCCAGCTAGAGAAAATCGCAAAAGCTAAATAAAGAGCGCAGAATATTACAATACCTCTTTTATACTTAGTTGTAATTTTGACGCTAAATATTTAAGTGCAATCTGTAGGGGAGCCAGTGCGTTGGACTGGTTTCCAAAGCAGCCGCTTGCGGGGGTTTCATATAACTCCTATTTGATTTTCAAGAAAATTTCGTACATCCTCATATTCAAGTCTGTTCGCTATTGCCCCTTACTAGATTGCTATAACTAAACAATATGACTTAATAAAAATGCCAGTAAGAATGTATGAATAACCAGCCCGAACAATTTGCTAGTGATAATAACTCTGGTATTTGTCCAGAAGCCTGGGAGTATATGCTTAAAGCCAATCAAGGGAGCGCTCCTGCTTATGGTAATGATGTATGGACGCAAAAAGCAACCGATTATTTTCGCGAACTGTTTGAAATAGATTGCAAAGTATTTTTTGCTTTCAACGGTACAGCAGCAAACTCTCTATCTTTAGCTGCACTTTGTCAGTCTTATCACAGCGTTATCTGTCATGAAATATCCCACATCGAAACAGATGAATGTGGCGCACCAGAGTATGCTTCTAACGGTTCTAAATTATTACTAGCTAAAGGTGAAAATGGCAAGTTAACAGCAGAAGCTATAGAGGTGCTGGTGACTAAACGCACTGATATTCATTATCCTAAACCGAAAGTAATTAGCATTACCCAAGCAACTGAATTAGGTACTTTATATACGCCGGACGAACTTTTAAGTATTAAAGAAACTGCTCAAAAGCATAACTTAAAAATCCATATGGATGGCGCTCGCTTTGCAAATGCAGTCGCCGCTATGAATAAAAGTCCTGCTGAAATTACTTGGAAGAGTGGTGTAGATGTGTTGTGTTTTTGTGGCACGAAAAATGGTATGGCTTTAGGCGAAGCAATACTTTTCTTTAACAAAGCATTAGCCGAAGATTTTGACTATCGTATCAAACAAGCTGGACAATTAGCTTCAAAAATGCGCTTTATTTCTGCCCCTTGGTTGGGCTTATTAGAAACTGGTGCGTGGTTGAAAAATGCACGCCATGCAAATCAATGTGCTGCATATTTAGAACATAAGTTATTAGGCATAGATGGTGTTGAAATAATGTTTCCCAGAGAAGCTAATGCTGTATTTGCAAAACTACCTGAATATACAATTCAAATTCTTAAAGAAAAAGGCTGGCAGTTTTATACATTTATTGGTGTAGGAGGAGTTCGTTTTATGTGTTCTTGGAATACAACACAATCTAGAATTGATGAACTGGTTAATGATATCAAAAATGCAATTTAAGTAAACTATTACGTATTTAAATTTTAGATTTCGCGTTAGGGTTGTCAAGAGTCAATAGTCCAGGTTCAAAAGCTAGCTTGGGCTATTGAACGCCAGTTACCTATCACTTACTACATGGCGAGAAAACTTTCGGCAGTCGTGACTATAGTAAGTATCGAAAAATTTTATGGTAAAAATTTAGTAACAGGATAGAGACACAAAATGCACAAAAGACAACTATCTGTGGTTTTCTTTTTATAAGATTAATATTTGCTAGAGATTGAATATTGGCTATAACTAGGAAATTGTGTTTCTGAGGCTATAGCCAAGCTATCCTATGCCAAAATGAAAGTGATTAATACTTTTAAGGTGAGCGATCGCTCTGAAAGCTAGATAAAGGATTGACCTGAGCAATGGCAGACCCAACCAATCACAATGAAGCGGGAGAGGTAGCTCCCAGCACTGTTGACAAACAGGCCCCCAGTGTCGCTGAAGAACACGCTCCTAGCACTGACGAACCAGTAGCGACAGATCTCCCTACTGCCAACACGCCAGATCCCAAAGCAGCAAACCCAGAAACTAACCCCAATGCTGCTACAACCACAACTGCACCGCCTAAGCGCGAGAAACCCGCAGCCGCTAAAGCGCCAGGAGCAAAACCAGCCGCCGCTAAAGCTGATGGCGAAGAAAAACCCGCCGCTAAAGCAGCAGCAAAAAAAGAGAAAGCTCCAGCAGTTGAAGATAAACCCTTTGCAGAGTTTATACAGCAAGAGTACTTACCAGCTGTACAAAAGGCGATTACTCAGCAGGGTGTCTCAGATTTACAGCTATCTTTTGCAAAACAGAAGGTTCCCATCACTGGCTTTGAATCAGCTGAGGAATGCTGGCAACTTATAGGAAGTTGGCAAAATGGTTTGCGCCAGTTTAACCTTTATTTCCCTGATGAAGATATTCAGGGTAAAAAAGGATTTTCTTGCAATGAAGGTAAAAAACCTAGCACTCTTGAGTCCTTCTTAATTGATGAACGTAAAATCACTCTTGACTTGCTGGTATTTGGTTTAGTACAGCGCTTGAACGGTCAAAAGTGGCTAGGTAGAAATTAGTTAAGAGTCAACAGTCCAAAGTCAAGAGTCAAGAGTTTTAAACAAAGGACAAATGACTAATGACCAATGACTATTAAAGTTCATGAAAATGGTAGGTGACGGCTCCAGTAATGGGGTCGTTATCTATTCTGACGTAACCTGATTTGAACATTTCCTTCAGGCTAGCTTCCACTTCAGCAAAACCGACTCCTGTGGCTTTCACACCTTGAGTAACAGTGAGAGTGCCATTATTTCTTTCTGCTGCTTCAATCAGTTTAACCATGAGTTGGTTGCCACTGGGACGGTAAACTTGAGAGGCGATCGCAGGTTGATTGAGTGGTATTCCCAAGGGAGATAAGCCTGCTTTGGCTCTAAGTTTCAGCTCGTGTTCGTCAACCATACCGGGGATGAGCAAAAGATCCACAAACTGTCCTACGCCAAATAAACCAACGGTACACAGCCACAACACACCTGTTGCAATCTTGCCATTATATAAACGGTGCAGTCCTCCCAAACCAAAAAACCAGGCTGCACACAAGATGTAGGACACAAGAAGACGGTCTTTATTGGTGTTGTTTTCAACATTCATGTTGTTTTCATCCCCTTGGATTCACTCTTGATCTCAGAGACGGGTTTGTGATGCTGATTTGTTTCTTCTCAAATCTTAGATGACTACCGATTTTCCGTGCCTGATTCCGCCAAAATTGAAGTATTGTTGCAACTCTTAACGTTTCTTCTACCTGTTTTGATCCAGCAGCTTGGTAGACTGAATTTTATACAAATGGTTTATTGTCATCTAGTTGCGCCTTGTGAAAGCCCAATTTTGGGTTTTCTGGTGTACTCAAGATAATAAAGACAAAAGAGCAATTAAGACATGGTAGATTCCCTCAAAAAACCAGGCTTTGAAGAATTGCGCCCAGGGATCAAAGTCCCGGCAAAAGAAACACTGTTAACACCCCGGTTTTATACCACCGACTTTGATGAAATGGCGCGGATGGATATCTCCGTCAACGAAGACGAGTTAAAAGCCATTCTCGAAGAGTTCCGCGCTGACTACAACCGCCATCATTTTGTTCGGGATGCCGAGTTTGAACAATCCTGGGATCATATTGATGGGGAAACTCGCCGTTTGTTCGTTGAATTTTTAGAACGTTCCTGTACAGCCGAGTTTTCCGGGTTTTTGCTGTACAAAGAACTCGGACGCCGCTTGAAAGATAAAAGCCCAGTTTTGGCAGAATGCTTCAACTTGATGTCACGAGATGAAGCACGCCATGCAGGCTTTTTGAACAAAGCGATGTCAGACTTTAATCTCTCCCTAGATTTAGGGTTTTTGACTAAGAGCCGGGCTTACACCTTCTTTAAGCCGAAATTTATCTTCTACGCTACCTATCTTTCTGAAAAGATTGGTTATTGGCGGTATATCACCATTTATCGTCATTTAGAAGCGCATCCCGAAGATCGGATTTACCCGATTTTCCGCTTCTTTGAAAATTGGTGTCAGGACGAAAACCGTCATGGTGATTTCTTCGATGCAATCATGAAATCCCAGCCGCAAATGCTGAATGATTGGAAAGCAAGACTATGGAGTCGCTTCTTCCTGTTGTCAGTGTTTGTGACAATGTATCTCAATGACATCCAGCGTCAAGACTTCTATGCATCTATTGGACTGGATGCGCGGGAATACGATATCTATGTAATCAAAAAGACTAACGAAACTGCAGGAAGAGTTTTCCCGTTGATGCTGGATGTAGATAATCCAGAGTTTTATCAACGGTTAGATGATTGCGTTGAAAAGATGGCAAAATTGAACGCGATCGCTAACTCTAAAACTCCTAAATTCCTGCAATTCTTCCAGAAGTTACCACTTTACACTTCCATTGGTTGGCAGATGCTACGGCTGTACCTAATGAAACCGATTGATGCTGTTTCTGCTCAAGGTATGGCGCGTTAATTGATAACGGTTTTAATTAATTTTTAGTGGTTCTGTGTTAACACAGAGCCACTTTTTTATTGCAGTTTGCGTGTCATTGCATATATCACAACACATCGGGAGCAAAATACTGAAAATCAGCGTCAGATAAAGCAATACTTAGAACTATTTTAGATATCACAGATGCACAAGGGTTTGTCCAGTAAGCTGCCGCTTTTATTAACATTCTGCTTATCTACTAGCTTTTTACCTGCCTCTGGCTCAGTTATGTGTTCTGCATTTGCTCATGAAGAATACGGTAGAACAGATAGAGATTATGGTACAGATGGCAGCAAAGGCACTGATGGACGGCCTGGTAGAAGTGGTCGTAACGGTGAAAACCAAACTATTTTTGTTAATGGTTCGCCTGTAAATCTCGATCTCTCAGGTGAAGATGCTGAGGATGGGGAAGATGGTCAACGTGGTTATCGGCCTGACTGCGGTCATCAACCAGATAATGTCAGTCACGACATCCATGCACCAGATGGCGGTGCTGGTGGTGATGGCGGTAAAGGCGGAGATGGCGGAAATGGTGGTTCTCTGACTGTGTATTACAGTAACTTGGCAGACTTGCAGAAAATATCCGTCCGTGCAACTGGGGGCGAAGGCGGACGTGGTGGACGCGGTGCTAACGGCGGCGTCGGTTGTAATTGTCGCAGGCGCAGATGGGAAGTCAAAACTTGTACGGGAACTCCTGGTAGCCCAGATTATAAATGTACAGAAAAAACTTATCGCTGCCATGATGGTAGAGATGGGCGATACGGTACTGATGGTAGCGATGGTAGCCGAGGTCGCTTAGGAACTTTGAGTATTGTTCGAGGTAAAGAATCCTTGGCGGGTGATACGCCAACTTTACAGGCAGCAATTTCCGAACTTTCAGGGAAGCAATTTAACCTCTCCAAAAACAAGTGGAATTTACGCACAGGAGCAACTTCTTTACTTGCTCCTGGTTCTGCGATCGCAGATGAATACCGAGAGTTTGAGCAACGATTAGAAGCAACTTTTCAACTGGTTTGGCAAGAGAGACAACCTATAACCAGCTTTGGCAATCAAGTTACAAAGCTGACTCTCAATGACAACAAACAAGTTGAAATTACCTTCCCTGAGGATTTATGGATTGAGGGTAGCAGCAAAACTGAGGCTAACTTGACAACCTTTACTGTTAACAATGCCATTTCTAAAAAAGATGTGACGCGATTAGCCGTGGCAGAATTTGCTGGTGCAGAAAAAAATCTCAACCTAAAAATAGTAGATTTGGCAGCAAAATCTGATGTCCTTCAAACTCAATTTCGCGTGAAATTCCGGACACAGGATAATTCTTCCGGCTTGTCTGATTATCGGACTGTATATGAAGGTGAAATCCCAGCTGAACTCGTAACCCGGGATTACAATCGCTTTATTCTGGCTTTAGGCAAGCTCCCAATTCCCGCTACTGCCCTCGATCCAGGTGTCAAAGTTGATATAGACGTGATCGCAACTCGCTCATTAGGAGGACGTTCGGCAAAGCAAAGCATTAATTGGCAAGGTCAGATTCGGAGGAGGTGAGAGACTAGGGAGGGTGGGGAGTGTGGGAAGTGTGGGGAGAAATAACTAATAACCTTTGACCTTTGAGCGTTGACTCTGGACTCTTGACAACTGACAAATAACACTTATTTAAATCTTTTATATATATCGGTAATAAAGATTACCAAATCTAAATTATGATTTTATTTATTAATAATTTATTTAGATTTATATGTTGCTTCCGGTTCTGACTCAGCGCTTTCGCAGTCTGTGGCAGCCAAGAAGAGGTTTAGCGATCGCAGAAGCTTCTGTTATCGGTGTTGTTGCTGCACTGTCGGCGGTGTTTCTTAAAGTTGGATCGGGATGGTTGGGCACATGGCGAGTCCATAGTTCCCACATTTTACCAGCATGGTTGGCTTTACCTTTGGTGGGGATGGCTTTTGGATTTCTCGCAGGTTGGCTAGTGCAACGGTTTGCGCCGGAAGCATCAGGTAGCGGTATCCCGCAAGTGAAAGCGACGTTGGCTAATGTGCCGATGACTCTGTCTTGGCGTGTGGCAGCTGTGAAGTTAGTCAGCGCTATTATTGCGTTGGGTTCCGGTATAACTCTAGGGCGACAAGGCCCCACCGTTCAAGTAGGGGCTGGTTTGGCAGCCGGAATGAGTCGTTGGGTTCCTACTTCCCCAGATCATCGGCGACAGATGATTGCGGCAGGTGCGGGTGCGGGTTTGGCAGCTGCGTTTAATGCCCCGATCGCAGGCGTACTTTTTATCGTGGAAGAGTTACTCCAAGATTTATCCGGGATAACTTTAGGAACTGCAATTATCGCCTCGTTTATTGGTGGGGTAATTTCGCGGTTATTAGGTGGTGGTAGTCTTGACCTGAATCTGCCTTTGACTCGATCCTTGAGTCAATTTTCGATCCCAGAAATTCCCTTTTTCTTATTGTTGGGTGTCTTGGCAGGGTTGTTGGCTGCCTTATTTAATCAGGGTCTAGTTTTTAGTATAAAACTTTATCGAAGATTGCACGTCAGTTTACCGTTAAGAGTCGCTTTAGCTGGTTTTATTTCTGGTTGTGTTGTGGCATTACTCCCTACTTCTTTCCGTGATAATACAGGCTTAAGAGAATATTTAATTACGGGTTCAGAAAATCCTTTATTAGCTGCGATCGCTTTTGTTGCTCAGTTCCTTCTCACTTTGGTAGCCTTTGGTTCTGGCGCACCTGGAGGATTATTTGCTCCCAGCCTCATTTTGGGTACTTGTTTAGGACATATTGTGGGTGTGTTTGAATCCCAACTTTTAGGCGGAGGTTCCCCAATGACCTACGCTTTAGCCGGAATGGGGGGATTTTTTAGCGCCGTTTCTAAAGTACCAATCACAGCAATTGTGATTGTGTTCGAGATGACGACAGATTTTAACTTGGTGCTTCCTTTGATGATTGTGTCTGTGACTTCTTATTTAGTTGCAGAGAAGGTAGTGCCTGGTTCGCTTTATGAAAAACTTTTACAGTTAAATGGCATCACTCTAACTTCCAATGCTCCTGTAGAGGGTATACTCACAACGCTAACGGCTAAAGATGTGATGCAACAACGAGTGGAAACTCTTGATGTGGAGATGACGATTGATGAAGCTATGCAAGCATTCTCTCGTTCCCATCACCGGGGTTTTCCCGTAGTAGAAGAAGGCAAGCTAGTAGGAATTGTTACGCAAACAGACTTACTCAAAATCCGCGAGAGTGCTTCGCACACGCTTCGCGATCGCAATTTCCCAAACGAGACGGCGATTCGAGAAATTATGACGCCCAGCCCGATTACAGTCACACCAAAACACAACCTGCGTAATGTGCTGTATTTACTCGATCGCTATCAAATTAGCCGCTTACCAGTGGTGGAGGGACGAAAACTGATTGGGATTATTACCCGCGCAGATATTATCCGCGCCGAAGCAGATCATCTCAATTGTGATAACGCCACAATGGGGCCCCAACCGGAACCATCTTATGTAGTTTACCAAACACGGGCACCCAACATCGGCAGAGGTAGATTGCTGGTGACAGTGGCTAATCCTGAGACAGCCGGGACTTTATTACAAATGGCCGCAGCCATTGCGCGCGATCGCCACTATGAAATTGAGTGTGTCCAAGTTATTTTAGTATCGCGCCACAGTTCCCCCACCGAAACCCAAGTCAGGACAGCAAAAAGTCGGCGTTTATTACGACAAGCAGAAGTTTTAGCGAAAAAGTGGGACATTCCTTTGCATACACAGATTCGTGTAGCTCACGATGTCGCTCAGGCCATTTTAGAGACAGTTAACGAACGACACATCGACATAATTTTAATGGGCTGGAAAGGTAACACTTCCACCCCAGGCCGGATTTTTGGCACAGTTGTCGATACCATCATTCGCCAAGCCACCTGCGATGTAGTGTTGGTGAAATTGGGTAATTGTCAAGAGTCAAAAGTCAAGAATCAAGAGTCAAAACTTAGCAATCAATATACTTTTAATCGCTGGTTAGTACCGATGGCGGGCGGCCCGAATGCAAGGATGGCGATTAAATTACTTCCGGCTTTGGTGACATTGGGACAAGATCCGCAAATCCGCCTGACACGAGTGTTTAAACCATCTGAGTTAGCACCAGATATGACAGTTTTAGAACAAGCCATTCGTCAACTCATCCGCCGTCGCAAATTGTCCAGTACTGTATTTGCGTCTCCAGTTAAAGCTGATTCAGTACCCCAAGGCGTAATTAACCTTGTGAAAACCGAAGGTTACGATGTCGTGGTTTTAGGGGCTTCGCGGGAGGGGTTATTGCAGCAGGCAATTCAAGGTAACATTCCGGAAGCGATCGCCTCTGGTGTAGAAAGTACAGTAATTCTAGTTAGGGGTGCGATTAGCAGTAATTAAAAAAACAAAGCCTGCAAAGGCAGGCTGCAACTTAAACTTCTTGGTATTTATGGGAAATTGCAGGATGTCTTAGTGTTAAAAGTTAGAACGTGAAGAGGAGCCTACTACATCACGGTTACTATAAGCGGTATCATCGTTTCTGCGGCTCTTGCGCCCAAATAGACCAAACAAACCTAGTAAACCAAGCAAGCCCCAATCGCCATCGGCGTAATTACCATCAGTTACAGGGCGGTCTGTAGTAGTACCTGTAGTTGTGGTAGTACCATCAGAATTGGTAGTTGTTTGGGCAGAAGCAGGTAAAACTGTAGGCACAATA
The genomic region above belongs to Calothrix sp. NIES-2098 and contains:
- a CDS encoding peptidoglycan-binding domain 1 protein, with protein sequence MAFNVSILKLPVIKLGSEGDVVRAWQSFLKDSEFPIGVADGDFGKQTDQATRSYQQRNGLTADGVVGNMTYAKALDRGLILKLNIPANTLLSYLGFGEAEVKDLQTSLNKTGQLNPALKVDGDFGDTSSKGLAEAYKKRDVRLRSELEEALSNTTKQKLGQDLTQALDILNSYAKIQRFCLSGAHWVDSFPTSKLISDLASPFRQRVEAFQKSLIDAGCQVIVTATHRPKERAYLMHYAARIYRQEIAAKYVPSMAGVNIEWEHYTNAGSVQAANEMLDAYGIGGNPVSLNSRHIQRLAIDWNVTWNGKINIRDGNGRMVAVGDPPNAALNRTLWNVGSTYGVYKLSNDPPHWSVDGY
- a CDS encoding cell wall hydrolase/autolysin, whose translation is MKFGVDIGHNCPPDTGARGLKFEDNLTLDVGNRVISKLQALGHQVIPCKPDRASTVTQSLAQRCDKANSNKVDVYVSIHFNSFNGQANGTEVFAGSESSRKIAKPVLDEIIKLGFFNRGVKSGSHLYVLRNTNMPAILVEGCFLDSQKDMNLFNPEALANAIVKGLTGKLPTTPVNPVPDEEQNVDTTIQRLQKTLNQLKITDKNGKSLVEDGIAGSATSSAVAKFQKIVGISETGNADKATWDAINLILAKRIIRLNHAGGPVIRYLQYRLGVEVDGVYGPQTEVSVKNFQKQNGLLADGIVGPASWQKLIG
- a CDS encoding aromatic amino acid beta-eliminating lyase/threonine aldolase; its protein translation is MNNQPEQFASDNNSGICPEAWEYMLKANQGSAPAYGNDVWTQKATDYFRELFEIDCKVFFAFNGTAANSLSLAALCQSYHSVICHEISHIETDECGAPEYASNGSKLLLAKGENGKLTAEAIEVLVTKRTDIHYPKPKVISITQATELGTLYTPDELLSIKETAQKHNLKIHMDGARFANAVAAMNKSPAEITWKSGVDVLCFCGTKNGMALGEAILFFNKALAEDFDYRIKQAGQLASKMRFISAPWLGLLETGAWLKNARHANQCAAYLEHKLLGIDGVEIMFPREANAVFAKLPEYTIQILKEKGWQFYTFIGVGGVRFMCSWNTTQSRIDELVNDIKNAI
- a CDS encoding TM2 domain-containing protein; translated protein: MNVENNTNKDRLLVSYILCAAWFFGLGGLHRLYNGKIATGVLWLCTVGLFGVGQFVDLLLIPGMVDEHELKLRAKAGLSPLGIPLNQPAIASQVYRPSGNQLMVKLIEAAERNNGTLTVTQGVKATGVGFAEVEASLKEMFKSGYVRIDNDPITGAVTYHFHEL
- a CDS encoding magnesium-protoporphyrin IX monomethyl ester aerobic oxidativecyclase translates to MVDSLKKPGFEELRPGIKVPAKETLLTPRFYTTDFDEMARMDISVNEDELKAILEEFRADYNRHHFVRDAEFEQSWDHIDGETRRLFVEFLERSCTAEFSGFLLYKELGRRLKDKSPVLAECFNLMSRDEARHAGFLNKAMSDFNLSLDLGFLTKSRAYTFFKPKFIFYATYLSEKIGYWRYITIYRHLEAHPEDRIYPIFRFFENWCQDENRHGDFFDAIMKSQPQMLNDWKARLWSRFFLLSVFVTMYLNDIQRQDFYASIGLDAREYDIYVIKKTNETAGRVFPLMLDVDNPEFYQRLDDCVEKMAKLNAIANSKTPKFLQFFQKLPLYTSIGWQMLRLYLMKPIDAVSAQGMAR